From one Butyricimonas faecihominis genomic stretch:
- a CDS encoding DUF4468 domain-containing protein, translating to MMKNLLLILCFFPMLVLAQEEDQSKYMVGAVPEVNGKVVFSQEINAPNLSKDQIFDAILAWANTRFKTDKGNWGMVAYSNKEEGQIACYGNEYIVFADKTFSLDRAKINYRMNFVCTPGKCNVEVTNITYLYPEDSRERLAAEEWITDKQAMNKDQTKLINRIAKFRIKTIDLVESLNEGAQKSLGAQNAPVATTTTTTTQQVAPVQTVATISAAPGDALQGYKRIAPDKIPGNIIKMLSEDWMLITAGNDQQFNPMTASWGGLGNLYNKPVTFCFINPARYTYDIMDKGDTYTLTFYTETYREALNYCGHNSGKDKDKVKEAGLTPITTPSGSKAFSEAWMIIECRKMVSQTINIDGISDPELRKQWAGKAMHKMFIGEILNVWVK from the coding sequence ATGATGAAGAATTTATTACTCATTCTTTGCTTTTTTCCCATGCTGGTATTAGCCCAGGAAGAAGATCAAAGCAAATACATGGTCGGAGCCGTTCCGGAAGTAAACGGAAAAGTTGTTTTTTCACAGGAAATTAACGCTCCGAATCTTTCTAAAGATCAAATTTTTGACGCCATCCTAGCATGGGCGAATACCCGTTTCAAAACAGATAAAGGAAATTGGGGAATGGTTGCCTATTCGAACAAGGAAGAGGGACAAATTGCTTGCTATGGAAACGAATACATTGTTTTTGCTGATAAGACTTTTTCTCTGGACCGGGCAAAAATAAACTACCGGATGAATTTTGTTTGCACTCCCGGTAAATGCAACGTGGAAGTAACCAATATCACCTACCTTTACCCGGAAGATAGCAGGGAACGTCTAGCTGCCGAAGAATGGATCACCGACAAGCAGGCGATGAATAAAGATCAGACCAAACTGATCAACCGGATTGCAAAATTCAGAATCAAAACCATTGATCTGGTTGAAAGTTTGAACGAAGGGGCGCAAAAAAGTTTAGGCGCACAAAATGCCCCCGTAGCCACAACGACAACCACAACGACCCAACAAGTTGCTCCCGTACAAACCGTTGCCACCATATCTGCCGCCCCGGGAGATGCTTTACAAGGCTACAAGCGTATCGCTCCCGACAAGATTCCGGGAAATATTATTAAAATGTTATCCGAGGACTGGATGTTAATCACGGCTGGAAACGACCAGCAGTTTAACCCGATGACGGCAAGCTGGGGAGGTCTCGGAAACCTGTACAACAAACCGGTGACATTCTGTTTTATCAATCCCGCACGCTACACTTATGACATCATGGATAAAGGGGATACCTATACATTAACTTTCTACACGGAAACTTACCGGGAAGCTCTGAATTATTGCGGGCATAATTCCGGTAAAGACAAGGATAAGGTAAAAGAGGCTGGGTTAACCCCGATCACCACTCCTTCCGGTAGCAAGGCATTCTCGGAAGCTTGGATGATTATCGAGTGCCGCAAAATGGTTTCTCAAACCATCAACATTGACGGTATTTCTGACCCGGAACTAAGAAAACAATGGGCCGGTAAAGCCATGCACAAAATGTTTATCGGAGAGATTTTGAATGTATGGGTAAAATAA
- a CDS encoding HD family phosphohydrolase gives MPNNKTKKHRTIQYVFKISTIIIICGLIVLLLPKIEGFKYSYQKGMPWKYETLIAPLDFPLHKSAEELAADIEKIKEEQAPIFNFKETNIEAQINKLSEKINTYRTANNGKDMDKIIQQLREIYSKGILLMPEKMDPAKIKNILIVKNNIAFDEKFSNVYTLKQAYETLVKYIESLHLSKSTEEGILSLGLNNYINPNLEYDAGKTGLAIETSVKSITPTQGMVNRGDIIISKNDLVTPEKYKVLESFRIEHEQTLGSTIDRVRISVAQTVLTLIAIMSFSIFLYVSRKRLFYNNRDFFFLYSMFLLTIALGSISYFQHINILTIPVLFFPIIVNILFGTRPALYLLIGTSLLVSYYAPNNYMYFFMQISAGIVAMFSLSHLQRRSQLFIALGLIFLTYILVYGAFTLIQEGTLAPKHLFAVVFLIINTGLLSLIYPALYLVERLFGYTSEISLLEYSNPNHPALRNLTKKAPGTFQHSLMVANLAEEAIYHIGGSPLLARTGALYHDIGKTYNPIMFVENQTGGLNPHDSLDFDESAQIIIKHVTQGLELANKYKLPEVLKDFIRTHHGKSKVKYFYYSFKNKYPDKEIDESLFTYPGPDPVRKECAVVMMADGVEAASRALEIKDEENLTKLVNNLIDGLLQDGRFSNADLTFKDISTVKRVFTEMLVNVYHARIAYPKLQTKA, from the coding sequence ATGCCAAACAATAAAACAAAAAAACACCGTACGATTCAATACGTGTTTAAAATCAGTACGATCATCATTATTTGTGGGCTCATTGTCTTGTTACTTCCTAAAATAGAGGGCTTTAAATATTCTTACCAAAAAGGAATGCCTTGGAAATACGAGACATTGATCGCACCCTTAGATTTTCCGCTGCATAAAAGCGCCGAGGAACTTGCCGCTGACATTGAAAAAATCAAAGAAGAGCAAGCCCCCATTTTCAACTTCAAAGAAACAAATATTGAAGCCCAGATCAACAAACTTTCAGAAAAAATAAATACATATCGAACCGCGAACAACGGAAAAGATATGGATAAAATCATTCAACAACTACGGGAAATTTATTCCAAAGGCATCCTACTGATGCCGGAAAAAATGGATCCGGCTAAAATCAAAAATATTCTTATCGTCAAGAACAACATTGCCTTCGACGAAAAGTTTTCCAACGTGTACACGCTAAAGCAAGCCTACGAAACATTGGTTAAATACATCGAGAGCCTGCACCTTTCTAAATCAACAGAGGAAGGAATACTCAGTCTAGGCCTGAACAATTACATCAATCCGAACCTCGAATACGATGCCGGGAAAACGGGCCTTGCCATTGAAACCAGCGTGAAAAGCATCACACCAACCCAAGGAATGGTCAATCGGGGAGATATTATCATATCCAAAAACGACCTAGTAACCCCCGAAAAATATAAAGTTTTGGAATCTTTCCGGATAGAACACGAGCAAACTTTGGGATCAACCATTGACCGAGTCCGGATCTCGGTAGCTCAAACCGTGTTGACCTTGATCGCCATCATGAGTTTCTCCATCTTCCTCTATGTCTCCCGGAAACGGCTATTCTACAACAACAGGGATTTCTTTTTCCTGTATAGTATGTTTTTGCTAACCATTGCCCTTGGAAGTATCAGCTACTTCCAACACATCAATATCCTCACGATCCCCGTTTTATTCTTCCCAATCATCGTGAACATTTTATTCGGGACAAGACCGGCTCTTTATCTATTGATCGGTACAAGCTTGCTGGTTTCCTACTACGCTCCCAACAATTATATGTACTTCTTCATGCAAATATCAGCCGGGATCGTAGCCATGTTCAGCCTCTCACACCTGCAACGCCGTTCTCAACTATTTATTGCACTAGGTCTGATATTCTTAACTTATATATTGGTATACGGGGCTTTCACGCTCATACAAGAGGGGACCCTCGCACCCAAACATCTGTTCGCTGTCGTGTTCCTCATCATAAATACCGGCTTGTTAAGCTTAATTTATCCCGCCCTTTACTTGGTAGAACGCCTCTTCGGGTACACGTCTGAAATCAGTTTACTGGAATACTCTAACCCGAATCACCCGGCCTTACGCAACCTGACGAAAAAGGCCCCGGGAACATTCCAACACTCTCTAATGGTTGCCAACCTAGCAGAAGAAGCGATTTATCACATCGGGGGTAGCCCGCTTTTAGCCCGTACCGGGGCATTATACCATGACATCGGGAAAACATACAACCCGATCATGTTCGTGGAGAATCAAACAGGAGGCTTAAACCCGCACGATTCTCTGGATTTTGACGAAAGCGCCCAGATCATTATCAAACACGTGACACAAGGCTTGGAACTTGCCAATAAATACAAATTACCGGAAGTCCTCAAAGACTTTATCCGCACACATCACGGTAAAAGTAAAGTAAAATACTTCTACTACTCATTCAAAAACAAATACCCGGACAAGGAAATAGATGAATCCCTGTTCACTTATCCCGGTCCGGACCCCGTGAGAAAAGAGTGTGCCGTAGTCATGATGGCCGATGGAGTGGAAGCAGCCTCCCGGGCTCTGGAAATAAAGGATGAAGAAAACCTGACCAAACTGGTGAATAACTTGATTGACGGCCTTCTTCAAGATGGACGGTTCTCTAACGCAGACTTGACATTCAAAGACATTTCCACGGTGAAACGAGTATTTACAGAAATGCTTGTAAACGTGTACCATGCCCGTATAGCGTACCCGAAATTACAAACCAAAGCATAA
- the folE gene encoding GTP cyclohydrolase I FolE yields MKYTELDDNEEFYRKVEYYNKARTEKLSYHYKEILKLLGEDPEREGLVKTPYRVAKAMQFMTRGYTENPEEILRSALFKEDYRQMVIVKDIEIYSLCEHHMLPFIGHAHVAYIPNGYITGLSKIARVVEAFSRRLQVQERLTNDIKNCIQNTLNPLGVAVVIEAQHMCMMMRGVQKQNSVTTTSDFSGAFEKLATREEFIRLISNKFH; encoded by the coding sequence ATGAAATACACTGAATTGGATGACAATGAAGAATTCTACCGCAAAGTAGAATATTACAACAAGGCAAGAACTGAAAAATTAAGCTATCATTATAAAGAAATTCTAAAATTATTGGGAGAAGATCCCGAAAGAGAAGGATTAGTGAAAACCCCATACCGTGTTGCAAAAGCCATGCAATTCATGACACGAGGCTACACGGAAAACCCGGAAGAAATCCTTCGCTCCGCCCTGTTCAAGGAAGATTATCGCCAGATGGTGATCGTCAAGGATATTGAAATTTATTCTCTATGTGAACACCACATGCTCCCGTTCATCGGACACGCCCACGTGGCCTATATCCCGAACGGATACATCACCGGGCTGAGTAAAATCGCACGGGTAGTTGAGGCCTTTTCCAGAAGGCTCCAAGTGCAGGAAAGACTGACGAATGACATAAAAAATTGTATACAGAATACACTCAATCCCCTCGGCGTTGCCGTGGTCATTGAGGCCCAGCACATGTGCATGATGATGCGGGGTGTGCAAAAACAAAATTCGGTAACGACCACTTCCGATTTCAGCGGGGCATTCGAAAAACTCGCCACACGGGAAGAGTTCATCCGATTAATTAGTAACAAATTTCATTAA
- the fabD gene encoding ACP S-malonyltransferase — protein sequence MKKAFVFPGQGAQFVGMGKDLYENSPEAKELFEKANEILGFRITDLMFEGTDEDLKQTKVTQPAIFLHSVILAKSLNEKPDMVAGHSLGEFSALVANGTLSFEDGLRLVHARALAMQKACEANPSTMAAILGLPDETVENILAEIDDVVVPANYNCPGQIVISGTTQGIATACEKLKAAGAKRALPLKVGGAFHSPLMEPARKELADAIMNTHFSQPSCPVYQNVNAQPVSDPEVIKKNLIAQLTASVRWTQTVQNMLADGASSFLEIGPGNVLQGLIKKVSTEVETAGMQ from the coding sequence ATGAAAAAAGCATTTGTTTTCCCGGGCCAAGGAGCCCAATTCGTAGGTATGGGCAAGGACTTGTACGAGAACTCACCCGAAGCAAAAGAGTTATTTGAAAAGGCAAATGAAATTCTGGGATTCCGCATCACGGACCTGATGTTCGAGGGAACCGACGAAGATTTAAAGCAGACCAAAGTAACTCAACCGGCGATATTCCTTCACTCGGTGATTCTTGCAAAATCGTTAAACGAGAAACCGGACATGGTAGCGGGTCACTCGCTGGGAGAATTCTCCGCACTTGTCGCCAATGGGACACTTTCTTTCGAAGATGGCTTGCGTCTTGTTCACGCCAGAGCGCTTGCCATGCAAAAAGCATGCGAGGCGAATCCATCCACGATGGCCGCCATCCTCGGGTTACCGGATGAAACTGTCGAAAACATTTTAGCTGAAATAGATGATGTAGTTGTTCCTGCCAATTACAACTGTCCGGGACAAATCGTTATTTCCGGAACGACACAAGGAATTGCCACCGCTTGCGAAAAATTAAAAGCAGCCGGGGCCAAACGGGCTCTCCCGTTAAAAGTAGGGGGTGCCTTCCACTCTCCGCTGATGGAACCTGCCCGGAAAGAACTGGCCGATGCCATCATGAACACCCATTTCTCACAACCTTCATGCCCGGTTTACCAGAACGTGAACGCACAACCGGTGTCTGATCCGGAGGTGATCAAAAAGAACTTGATTGCCCAGTTAACAGCATCTGTACGTTGGACTCAAACCGTACAAAATATGCTGGCTGACGGGGCATCATCTTTCTTAGAAATCGGTCCCGGAAACGTACTTCAAGGATTGATCAAAAAAGTAAGTACTGAAGTTGAAACAGCAGGAATGCAGTAG
- the floA gene encoding flotillin-like protein FloA (flotillin-like protein involved in membrane lipid rafts), with translation MESSLFFLVAVIAGGLFLLWMILYFIPIGLWFQALVSDVKISLLQLVLMRWRKVPPTVIVRAMIEGKKAGLELYRDLLEAHYLAGGHVAQVVHALVSASKANIDLTFQIATAVDLAGRDVFEAVQMSVNPKVINTPPVAAVAKDGIQLIAKARVTVRANIRQLVGGAGEETILARVGEGIVSSIGSAASHKEVLENPDSISKVVLNKGLDSGTAFEILSIDIADIDIGKNIGAELQTDQAEADLKIAQAKAEERRAMAVATEHEMKALAQEMRARVIEAEAEVPRAMAEAFRSGNLGIMDYYKMKNIEADTQMRESIAKPNDKKNNQK, from the coding sequence ATGGAGAGTAGTTTGTTTTTTCTGGTAGCGGTTATCGCCGGAGGTCTTTTTTTACTTTGGATGATCCTCTACTTTATTCCGATCGGCTTGTGGTTTCAAGCGTTAGTGTCTGATGTGAAAATATCTTTGTTGCAATTGGTTTTGATGCGTTGGCGGAAAGTGCCTCCCACGGTTATCGTTCGTGCCATGATCGAGGGGAAAAAGGCAGGCTTGGAGCTTTATCGTGACTTACTGGAGGCTCATTATCTGGCGGGGGGACACGTGGCTCAAGTGGTACATGCCTTGGTGTCCGCATCTAAAGCGAATATCGACTTGACGTTTCAAATTGCAACGGCCGTGGACTTGGCCGGTCGTGACGTGTTCGAGGCCGTACAGATGAGTGTCAACCCGAAAGTGATTAATACCCCGCCGGTGGCTGCCGTTGCTAAAGATGGTATTCAGTTGATAGCTAAAGCCCGGGTTACGGTGCGGGCTAATATCCGTCAGTTAGTCGGGGGCGCCGGGGAGGAAACTATTCTGGCTCGTGTCGGGGAAGGTATAGTGTCTTCAATCGGTTCTGCAGCCTCGCACAAGGAGGTTTTGGAGAATCCGGATTCTATTTCGAAGGTGGTGTTGAACAAGGGATTGGATTCCGGTACTGCTTTTGAAATTTTGTCTATTGATATTGCAGATATTGATATTGGTAAGAATATCGGGGCTGAATTACAGACCGATCAGGCTGAGGCTGATTTGAAAATCGCCCAAGCGAAAGCGGAGGAACGCCGTGCGATGGCTGTCGCTACCGAGCATGAAATGAAAGCGCTTGCACAGGAAATGCGGGCGAGAGTGATCGAGGCTGAGGCAGAAGTTCCTCGTGCCATGGCAGAGGCTTTCCGTAGCGGTAATTTGGGTATCATGGATTACTACAAAATGAAGAATATTGAGGCTGATACGCAAATGAGAGAATCCATTGCCAAGCCGAATGATAAGAAGAATAACCAAAAATAG
- a CDS encoding SusC/RagA family TonB-linked outer membrane protein encodes MEKTGSLLVSKILCVFLCLTFVFSAYAQDSATKEKEEKRVIKGRVLDENREPMIGVLVLIKGTTHGVTTGVDGDYVLEFTEKEPTLEFSFLGYEPRDFKLTPAQKVLNVNMKPSRIRVKEVVVVGFGTQAREKVTSSITKLPAEALKNVPYANVATALQGNVSGVQVQSTSGQPGAAPRIIVRGGTSINNMNGAAPIYIVDGIIRTDLADINSNDIESLQVLKDAASTAIYGARASNGVVIVTTKTGKPGKVQATYSYGLTVSEPGAKYDLASGREYIELNRKSMVYASRYNANAMDRLGSALGFGTGNDLTKNTSFTTQYLTEENKHKLNEGWESMPDPIDPSKTIIFKDTDFQDLIYQTAYSHSHNLTVSGGNERSTFYAGLGYMDSEGTAITTKYKRLSFSLNGSIKLRDNLNVVGRVMYTTSSNNEVFGLADIFYRSATTPPTAKYTYEDGTLAPGQNRSIGNPVYHLKNDVRKNSKDNLSLSIAADWEILPGFSFTPQLSLYKYTYDGYSFIPAYWNGSMTYNDSREATGSYNKTMQGQMDLVLGYQKLFAESHNLDVKAGFSYFGREKSTLEAKGSGAATDLIPTLNAAAIAKSVKGDESDQVIAGFFARVNYDYKDRYLVSLSARYDGASNLGDDHKWGFFPGISVGWNVHNEKFWTPLQNIVSLKLRASYGVTGNISGLSDFQARGEYSVGNVYDGTSAILNSVIPNPDLKWEQSKTFDIGADIGLLNNRIGILFDYYRRVTDNLITSLSLPPSTGFASIYTNLGRLENKGIELEVNAAVLPAWSGLQWNVAMTATHTKHKILRLPENGAENNRIGGEYVWVPSKKDYAWMGGLQEGGRVGDIYGHVLEGVYATDEEAQNDPIVNTLIPGNDKTKYGGYAKFRDVDGNGQIDSKDKVYLGNFYPTWNGGFTNSFSFRGLTFSVRFDYTLGHKIYNYATRFMDNNSQGDGNLTKNMAKNSWKQQGDQASMPCYIWNQAYNLPVNCNIYVEKGDFLCLREMTLAYELPRRLLRKIGLAGVRVHVTGNNLHYFTDFKGLNPEEGGQDNGRYPIPRNIITGISITL; translated from the coding sequence ATGGAAAAAACAGGAAGTTTGCTTGTAAGTAAAATTTTATGTGTGTTTCTCTGCTTGACCTTTGTGTTTTCGGCCTATGCACAAGATAGTGCAACAAAGGAAAAAGAAGAGAAACGTGTCATAAAAGGACGGGTTCTAGATGAAAATCGGGAACCGATGATCGGGGTTCTGGTCTTGATAAAAGGTACGACTCATGGGGTTACCACGGGTGTTGACGGGGATTACGTGCTAGAGTTTACAGAAAAAGAACCCACTTTGGAATTCTCTTTTCTCGGGTACGAACCTCGGGATTTTAAACTAACTCCAGCCCAGAAGGTGTTGAATGTTAATATGAAACCTTCCCGAATTCGAGTGAAAGAAGTGGTCGTAGTTGGTTTTGGTACGCAGGCTAGGGAGAAAGTGACATCATCTATCACGAAACTGCCGGCCGAGGCCTTGAAAAATGTACCTTATGCTAATGTTGCTACTGCCCTGCAAGGAAATGTATCCGGGGTGCAGGTGCAAAGTACATCCGGTCAACCCGGTGCGGCTCCGCGAATCATTGTTCGAGGCGGAACCTCTATTAATAACATGAACGGGGCAGCCCCGATTTACATTGTAGACGGGATCATTCGTACCGATTTGGCAGATATTAATAGTAACGACATTGAATCCCTGCAAGTGCTAAAAGATGCCGCATCTACGGCAATTTATGGTGCAAGAGCTTCTAACGGAGTTGTCATCGTGACCACGAAAACCGGGAAGCCGGGGAAAGTGCAAGCTACTTATTCCTATGGACTGACTGTTTCCGAACCGGGAGCGAAATATGATTTGGCCAGTGGAAGGGAATATATCGAGTTGAATCGGAAAAGTATGGTTTATGCATCCCGGTATAATGCCAATGCAATGGATCGTTTAGGTTCGGCTCTTGGGTTTGGTACCGGTAACGATTTGACTAAAAATACCTCTTTCACCACTCAATATCTAACAGAAGAAAACAAACATAAGTTGAATGAAGGTTGGGAAAGTATGCCTGACCCGATAGATCCATCTAAGACTATTATTTTTAAGGATACGGATTTTCAAGATCTGATTTATCAAACGGCTTATTCTCATTCGCATAACTTGACGGTTTCCGGGGGAAATGAAAGATCTACTTTTTATGCGGGACTTGGGTATATGGATAGCGAAGGAACCGCGATTACCACCAAGTACAAGCGTTTGTCGTTCAGTTTGAACGGGAGTATAAAATTGCGGGATAACTTGAACGTGGTCGGACGAGTGATGTACACGACTTCTTCCAATAATGAAGTATTCGGCTTGGCAGATATTTTCTATCGGTCAGCCACAACACCCCCGACAGCCAAATATACATACGAGGACGGAACGTTGGCCCCGGGACAAAATCGGAGTATCGGGAATCCCGTGTATCACTTGAAAAATGACGTGCGGAAAAATAGTAAAGACAATCTGTCTCTTTCTATCGCTGCCGATTGGGAAATTTTGCCCGGATTTTCTTTCACTCCGCAATTATCTTTGTATAAATACACGTATGACGGTTACTCATTTATCCCGGCTTACTGGAACGGTTCCATGACTTACAACGATTCGCGAGAAGCCACGGGATCTTATAACAAAACGATGCAAGGACAGATGGATTTGGTTCTGGGGTATCAGAAATTATTTGCCGAGTCGCATAATCTGGATGTGAAAGCGGGATTTTCTTATTTCGGTAGAGAAAAATCAACTCTTGAGGCCAAAGGAAGTGGAGCTGCTACCGATTTGATCCCGACATTGAATGCTGCGGCTATTGCTAAAAGTGTAAAAGGTGATGAAAGTGATCAGGTTATTGCCGGATTCTTTGCTCGCGTAAATTACGATTATAAAGATCGTTACTTGGTTTCACTCAGCGCCCGTTATGATGGGGCATCTAATCTGGGTGATGATCACAAATGGGGATTCTTCCCCGGAATATCCGTTGGTTGGAATGTACATAACGAGAAATTTTGGACTCCTTTACAAAACATCGTGAGTTTGAAATTACGTGCTAGTTACGGTGTCACGGGAAATATCAGCGGTTTGTCCGATTTCCAAGCACGGGGTGAATATTCGGTAGGAAATGTATATGACGGCACTTCTGCCATTTTGAATTCGGTGATCCCGAACCCTGATCTGAAATGGGAACAATCTAAAACTTTTGACATCGGTGCTGATATTGGTTTACTCAACAATCGGATAGGTATTTTGTTTGATTACTATCGGCGAGTTACCGATAATTTGATCACTTCTCTTTCTTTACCTCCTTCAACCGGGTTTGCAAGTATTTATACGAATCTTGGGCGTTTGGAGAATAAAGGTATCGAATTAGAGGTGAATGCAGCGGTTCTTCCGGCATGGTCCGGTTTACAATGGAACGTGGCCATGACGGCAACGCACACCAAACATAAGATTTTACGTTTGCCGGAGAACGGAGCGGAGAATAACCGTATTGGTGGAGAATATGTGTGGGTTCCTTCCAAGAAAGACTATGCTTGGATGGGTGGCTTGCAAGAAGGAGGAAGAGTAGGTGACATCTATGGGCATGTGTTGGAAGGTGTTTATGCTACTGACGAAGAGGCCCAAAACGATCCGATCGTGAACACGTTAATTCCCGGAAACGACAAGACAAAATACGGTGGTTATGCCAAATTCCGGGATGTGGATGGAAATGGTCAGATTGATTCGAAAGATAAAGTGTATCTTGGTAATTTCTATCCGACATGGAATGGCGGGTTTACCAATTCATTCAGTTTTCGAGGATTAACTTTTTCTGTTCGTTTTGACTATACACTAGGACATAAGATTTATAATTATGCCACTCGTTTTATGGATAATAACTCGCAGGGAGATGGAAACTTGACGAAAAACATGGCCAAGAACTCTTGGAAGCAACAGGGTGATCAAGCATCTATGCCGTGTTACATCTGGAATCAAGCTTATAACCTTCCGGTAAATTGTAACATTTACGTGGAGAAAGGTGACTTCCTTTGCTTGCGGGAAATGACCTTGGCGTATGAATTACCAAGGCGTCTGTTACGTAAAATAGGTCTTGCCGGAGTCCGGGTTCACGTGACGGGAAATAATCTTCATTATTTCACCGACTTCAAAGGACTGAATCCCGAAGAAGGCGGGCAGGATAACGGACGTTACCCCATTCCCCGGAATATTATTACTGGAATATCTATAACACTTTAA